A stretch of Gossypium hirsutum isolate 1008001.06 chromosome A06, Gossypium_hirsutum_v2.1, whole genome shotgun sequence DNA encodes these proteins:
- the LOC107963376 gene encoding VQ motif-containing protein 33, with protein sequence MEKHQISIASSSTSASLPPTTFVEANANTFKDLVQKLTGFTSDTEKLPVTSLPGRVSSKPCSDHHPTAPRRPPFKLQERRQQHAIRKLEIKLGLTTLRNSPGGSHCVCVCQARGLDSSVPSPVTPLGSEPLFYSSSGTVSPSSPAVSEEEKAIAEKGFYLHPSTLNTHRGNRSPELLTLFPLSSPSQDEKRD encoded by the coding sequence ATGGAAAAGCACCAAATCTCCATAGCTTCATCGTCAACTTCAGCGTCGCTGCCGCCAACAACGTTCGTTGAGGCTAATGCAAACACCTTCAAAGACTTGGTCCAGAAACTCACAGGATTCACCAGCGATACAGAGAAACTCCCAGTCACAAGTCTTCCCGGAAGGGTTTCCTCAAAACCTTGCAGTGATCACCACCCAACAGCACCACGCCGTCCACCGTTCAAGCTCCAAGAGCGTAGACAACAACATGCCATAAGAAAACTCGAGATCAAGCTCGGCCTCACCACGCTACGTAACTCGCCTGGTGGAAGTCACTGCGTCTGCGTCTGCCAAGCTCGTGGGCTCGACTCGTCAGTTCCCAGTCCGGTGACTCCACTAGGGTCTGAACCACTCTTTTACTCGAGTTCCGGCACCGTATCACCGTCGTCTCCGGCAGTTTCAGAAGAGGAAAAGGCGATTGCAGAGAAGGGTTTTTACTTGCACCCATCAACATTAAATACACATAGAGGAAACCGATCACCGGAGCTGTTAACTCTTTTTCCACTTAGTTCACCTAGTCAGGATGAGAAACGAGATTAG